The following coding sequences lie in one Heyndrickxia oleronia genomic window:
- a CDS encoding glycosyltransferase family 2 protein: MANLLFYMALILIWVMLLYHMFLMQGGYRHFQTYEKIIPKWEKNMVDLPTVSVFIPAHNEEVVIGQTLKAMSRLYYPKDKLEVIVINDNSSDRTGEIVQEFAEKYPFIRMIETKPPNRGKGKSSALNEALYQSESEIIAVYDADNTPERMAIWYLVMGLVNDPKSAAIVGKFRVINAAKTWLTRFINIETICFQWMAQGGRWKWFKVATIPGTNFAIRRSIIEELGGWDVKALAEDTELTIRVYNLGYHIRFFPAAITWEQEPETLKVWWKQRTRWARGNQYVVLKFLSQFFKLKRKRIIFDLFYFFFTYFLFFFGVIVSNVLFIINLFYDLQLTIGNVSLALWVLAFLLFLTEVMITLSIEKAEMNLKNFFYVIFMYFTYSQMWIVLVIYALYLEIKRVLFHQEVKWYKTERFDQKGKGGSL; this comes from the coding sequence ATGGCTAATCTATTATTCTACATGGCTCTTATTTTAATTTGGGTCATGTTGCTATATCATATGTTCTTAATGCAAGGTGGTTATCGCCACTTTCAGACATATGAAAAAATCATCCCGAAATGGGAGAAAAATATGGTTGATCTCCCAACTGTAAGTGTGTTCATTCCAGCACATAATGAGGAAGTAGTTATCGGGCAGACCTTAAAAGCGATGTCTCGCCTTTACTATCCCAAAGATAAGCTAGAAGTCATCGTAATTAATGACAACTCATCAGATCGTACAGGAGAAATCGTTCAGGAGTTCGCTGAAAAATATCCTTTTATTCGAATGATAGAAACAAAGCCTCCTAATAGAGGGAAGGGTAAATCATCTGCTTTAAATGAAGCATTATATCAATCTGAAAGCGAGATTATTGCTGTTTATGATGCGGACAATACACCAGAGCGAATGGCCATTTGGTATCTTGTTATGGGACTTGTGAATGATCCTAAATCTGCAGCGATAGTTGGTAAATTTAGAGTAATTAATGCAGCAAAAACATGGTTAACACGATTTATTAATATTGAAACAATCTGTTTTCAATGGATGGCCCAGGGGGGCAGATGGAAATGGTTCAAAGTGGCAACGATACCTGGGACTAACTTTGCCATTCGTCGAAGTATTATTGAAGAGCTTGGAGGCTGGGATGTAAAAGCATTAGCGGAAGATACTGAATTAACGATTCGCGTATATAATTTAGGCTATCATATTCGTTTTTTTCCAGCAGCGATTACTTGGGAGCAAGAGCCAGAAACATTAAAGGTATGGTGGAAGCAACGAACCAGATGGGCACGCGGTAATCAGTATGTCGTGTTAAAATTTCTAAGCCAATTTTTTAAATTAAAGCGAAAAAGAATTATATTTGATTTATTTTATTTTTTCTTCACTTATTTTCTTTTCTTCTTTGGTGTAATTGTATCGAATGTTCTATTCATCATTAATCTATTCTACGATTTACAGCTGACGATTGGAAATGTTTCTTTAGCGTTATGGGTTCTTGCCTTTCTGCTTTTCCTAACAGAAGTCATGATTACACTAAGTATTGAAAAAGCAGAAATGAATCTTAAAAACTTTTTTTATGTCATATTTATGTATTTCACCTATTCGCAAATGTGGATTGTTCTTGTTATATATGCACTTTACCTTGAAATCAAACGTGTGTTATTTCACCAAGAGGTAAAATGGTATAAAACAGAACGGTTCGATCAGAAGGGTAAAGGGGGTTCCTTATGA
- a CDS encoding DUF2334 domain-containing protein — MQPYKQWKFVGPESIRKLDNDSLETILSIIHVIPPEESEILSTGENLGERFPFIVKKGKLSYIAATAFRTETKYSVSQSLYSLLDQKPPDVHQAYIRLEDISPITDPKLLKETGEYLSEHNIPFYMAVIPVYVNSETGEYTTLASNKKLVRVLKELQKRGGMIIAHGYTHSYRHEETGEGFEFWDAKLNQKIITKNTDETPPKMKNSLDFTSEEEYQKYLNKMNRLEKEYIDEKLTNSIEHLTQLGLYPIAFEAPHYAMSPNGYHVTSEYFSSIFGQVQLSDENWEVMSAPLFASKPAITSGMTLYPETIGFIDPTLSDPYQEMETKLKQLEKVPGSMIGGFYHPYIGLKYLPHMVELIESVPNVEWLDLRKTEQTVQSDHVKIKQEKDKPIQVTSSINGYKLFFQNIKERPFDLVLWVLAIIVSLTILVFFFYILGLRARLRKRLFEERN, encoded by the coding sequence TTGCAGCCGTATAAGCAATGGAAATTTGTCGGTCCCGAATCGATAAGGAAATTAGATAATGATTCTTTAGAAACGATATTATCAATTATTCATGTTATTCCACCAGAGGAGAGTGAAATTCTTTCTACCGGAGAGAATCTAGGAGAAAGATTTCCTTTTATTGTTAAAAAGGGGAAATTATCATATATTGCGGCAACAGCTTTTAGAACAGAAACGAAATATTCAGTATCCCAATCCCTTTATAGCCTACTAGACCAGAAACCACCAGATGTTCACCAGGCATATATACGTCTTGAGGATATTTCACCGATCACAGATCCTAAGCTTTTAAAAGAAACAGGTGAATATTTATCAGAGCATAACATTCCATTTTATATGGCTGTTATCCCTGTTTATGTAAATAGTGAAACGGGTGAATATACAACTCTTGCAAGTAATAAAAAACTTGTTCGGGTGTTAAAAGAGCTTCAAAAGCGTGGAGGGATGATCATTGCTCATGGATATACTCATTCCTACCGTCATGAAGAAACAGGAGAAGGATTTGAATTTTGGGATGCTAAATTAAATCAAAAAATTATTACTAAAAATACAGATGAAACACCGCCAAAAATGAAGAATAGCTTGGATTTTACATCAGAGGAAGAGTATCAAAAATATTTAAACAAGATGAATCGATTGGAAAAAGAATATATAGACGAAAAGCTGACAAATTCAATCGAACATTTAACGCAATTAGGTCTTTATCCTATTGCATTTGAGGCACCACACTATGCGATGAGTCCAAATGGCTATCATGTTACTTCCGAGTATTTTTCTTCTATTTTTGGACAAGTTCAATTGAGTGATGAAAATTGGGAGGTCATGTCCGCTCCACTCTTTGCATCAAAGCCAGCTATCACTTCAGGGATGACACTGTATCCAGAAACGATTGGATTTATTGATCCGACATTAAGCGATCCGTATCAAGAGATGGAGACGAAATTAAAACAGCTTGAGAAAGTACCGGGATCCATGATTGGCGGTTTCTATCATCCTTATATCGGATTGAAATATTTACCCCATATGGTGGAATTAATAGAATCAGTTCCAAATGTCGAATGGCTTGATCTAAGAAAAACAGAGCAAACCGTTCAATCTGATCATGTAAAGATTAAGCAGGAAAAAGACAAACCCATACAGGTAACATCATCAATAAATGGTTATAAGCTCTTTTTTCAAAATATAAAAGAACGTCCTTTTGACCTTGTCTTATGGGTTCTAGCAATCATTGTATCCCTCACCATACTTGTCTTCTTCTTTTACATTTTAGGTCTTAGAGCAAGATTACGAAAAAGACTTTTTGAGGAGAGGAATTAA
- a CDS encoding cellulose biosynthesis cyclic di-GMP-binding regulatory protein BcsB, whose protein sequence is MKNNRIIFITSLIIFFLCMGQLNSAAQTLTEIPIQGMEIEGQNNVGTRHSITNSPIELIGPEQEVTFYYENISDAKGQNNQLVLDFTHSEMLISPSSLTLSVDGQTITSKPLNSQNEKGQIIFPLTGNALKKGSHSVKVSYHGVIKEGVCVDQGTSGNWLNIGINSYIQLNGQINDIKQSLKDYPDIFQGTSTNPVFIILPDKASMETLNSGLMVATYLREQSYTEGSVQMVRESNVKSLRGNVLFIGAQTEFSTPFMKQVMEKASLPTDNQSLLLSRHKLVNGKNKVEALFVTAKTPGEIQKRVSVLTNQQWMKQLSGNQMSIQTIPNWKETDNHRQVTLKQFGMGNFILDSTQGKSQHYFYYLPKSLHSGQTSTLKLHLKRSETILPTNEKMGKTINGGEVELVVFINDVPHSVDLRTLKNAENGVYTVNIPIDAKTIKDNGMMDIQFVANGLNQKNSCTNSDENRWIYISDDSSFNFPSKDQKDEGDTTFAAYPLPFGGKDSKTTIILPQTVKVEDQQLLALYLSLSMNGQLPQITLTSADKVEVNELKNTNAIFIGGPALQPLLNKVNDQLEITYKEKSKPDLNKYGFIPESVDLFSWIQPNPWSPKQNSILVLDHQISSTPLISKTFLDYLVNNDEESTIIVQSNNNQLFSNASQIKIKDQKEAEEKGKKQGRDFSILWIIEFVALILLIALLIIIVRKRGKRKE, encoded by the coding sequence ATGAAAAACAATAGAATAATATTTATCACATCATTAATTATTTTCTTCTTATGTATGGGACAGCTGAATAGTGCGGCACAGACCTTGACTGAAATTCCTATACAAGGTATGGAAATAGAAGGTCAAAATAATGTAGGAACACGGCATTCCATAACAAATAGCCCGATTGAGTTAATTGGACCAGAACAAGAGGTTACATTTTATTATGAGAACATTTCAGATGCGAAAGGACAGAATAATCAACTAGTCTTAGATTTCACTCATTCTGAAATGCTGATTTCGCCTTCATCATTAACGTTAAGTGTCGATGGACAAACGATCACATCAAAGCCTTTAAATAGTCAAAATGAAAAGGGCCAGATCATATTTCCACTTACAGGTAATGCTCTTAAAAAAGGGAGTCATAGTGTAAAGGTTTCCTACCATGGTGTCATTAAGGAAGGTGTTTGTGTTGATCAAGGAACTTCCGGTAACTGGTTAAATATTGGTATTAATTCATATATCCAACTAAATGGACAAATAAACGATATCAAGCAATCCTTAAAGGATTATCCAGATATTTTTCAAGGTACTTCAACGAATCCAGTATTCATCATACTACCAGATAAGGCATCAATGGAAACATTGAATAGTGGGTTAATGGTAGCAACCTATTTAAGGGAGCAATCCTATACAGAGGGTTCAGTTCAAATGGTTCGGGAATCTAATGTAAAAAGTCTTCGAGGAAATGTTCTATTCATCGGGGCACAAACGGAATTTTCCACACCATTTATGAAACAAGTAATGGAAAAAGCATCTTTACCAACTGATAATCAATCACTCTTGCTTTCGCGTCATAAGCTTGTAAATGGGAAAAATAAAGTGGAAGCATTATTTGTCACAGCAAAAACACCTGGAGAAATTCAGAAGCGGGTAAGTGTACTAACTAATCAGCAATGGATGAAACAATTATCGGGTAATCAAATGTCTATTCAGACGATCCCTAATTGGAAAGAAACAGATAATCATCGTCAAGTTACACTAAAACAATTTGGTATGGGAAATTTTATTTTGGATAGTACGCAAGGGAAAAGTCAGCATTACTTTTACTACTTACCGAAATCTTTACATTCTGGACAAACATCTACTCTGAAGTTACATTTAAAACGCTCTGAAACGATTTTGCCAACCAATGAGAAAATGGGTAAAACGATAAATGGGGGAGAGGTTGAATTAGTTGTATTCATCAATGATGTTCCTCATTCGGTTGATTTGCGAACATTGAAAAATGCAGAGAATGGTGTATACACCGTGAATATACCGATTGATGCAAAAACAATTAAAGATAATGGCATGATGGATATACAATTTGTTGCGAATGGCTTAAATCAAAAAAATTCTTGTACAAATTCAGACGAAAATCGCTGGATATATATATCCGATGATAGCTCTTTCAATTTCCCGTCAAAGGATCAAAAGGATGAAGGGGACACAACATTCGCTGCCTATCCTCTACCTTTCGGTGGAAAGGATAGTAAAACAACTATTATCTTACCTCAAACGGTAAAAGTAGAGGATCAACAGCTTCTTGCTTTATACCTATCGCTTAGTATGAATGGGCAATTACCGCAGATAACATTAACATCTGCAGATAAAGTAGAAGTGAATGAGCTGAAAAATACGAACGCGATCTTTATTGGAGGACCAGCATTACAACCACTTTTAAACAAAGTAAATGATCAATTAGAGATCACATATAAAGAGAAATCAAAGCCAGACTTAAACAAATATGGTTTTATACCTGAATCAGTTGATTTGTTTAGTTGGATTCAACCAAATCCTTGGAGCCCTAAACAAAATAGTATTCTTGTTTTAGATCACCAAATATCATCTACACCGTTGATCTCGAAAACATTTCTCGACTATCTAGTAAATAATGATGAAGAATCTACAATTATTGTTCAGTCAAATAATAACCAGCTGTTTTCAAACGCATCACAAATAAAAATAAAAGATCAAAAAGAGGCAGAGGAAAAAGGAAAGAAACAAGGCCGCGATTTCTCTATATTGTGGATCATTGAATTTGTTGCACTAATCCTCCTTATTGCCTTATTAATCATTATTGTAAGAAAAAGAGGAAAGCGAAAAGAATAG
- a CDS encoding threonine aldolase family protein: MLISNLLLEAFKQTNYQISGHGKRNIQVLQKVLMDLNGEIDSDHYGNGAIIENFQMKLANFLGKEAAVFFPSGTMAQQIALRIWCDEKGSNKVAYHPLSHLEIHEEDGLKELHHIEPVLLADKSRVIELDDVVNMEGDISCLLLELPQREIGGQLPDYETLEQISNFCRSKGIKLHLDGARLFEILPYYQKSAEEICALFDSVYVSFYKGIGGIAGAILAGDKDFTEKSKVWKRRHGGDLISLYPYIISSDFYFDERVHKMDRYFEDAKELASFFNQCHTISTLPLEPVSNMFHVHINVAKEQLEPLLIAIYQETGIGITSYLTEINKDSCYFEVSIGDQYAKIPKEDLKKVFKSLNELLGVRPPLL; this comes from the coding sequence ATGCTAATCAGTAATCTATTATTGGAAGCTTTTAAACAAACAAATTATCAAATTTCCGGACATGGGAAAAGAAATATTCAAGTATTACAAAAGGTACTTATGGACTTAAACGGTGAAATAGATAGTGACCATTATGGAAATGGTGCGATTATTGAAAACTTCCAAATGAAGCTAGCAAATTTCCTCGGCAAAGAAGCAGCTGTATTTTTCCCTAGTGGTACAATGGCTCAGCAAATTGCGTTACGAATATGGTGTGATGAAAAAGGTTCCAATAAAGTGGCTTATCATCCCCTTAGTCATTTAGAGATTCATGAGGAGGATGGCCTAAAGGAATTGCATCATATCGAACCCGTGTTACTTGCTGATAAAAGCAGAGTAATTGAATTAGATGATGTAGTGAATATGGAAGGAGATATTTCTTGTTTATTGCTTGAACTACCACAGCGAGAAATTGGTGGGCAGCTACCAGACTATGAAACTTTAGAGCAGATCTCAAACTTTTGCAGGAGTAAAGGAATTAAACTGCATTTAGATGGGGCAAGGCTATTCGAAATTCTTCCGTATTATCAAAAGTCTGCAGAGGAAATATGCGCTTTATTTGATAGTGTGTATGTGTCCTTTTATAAAGGGATTGGTGGGATTGCAGGTGCAATACTAGCGGGTGATAAAGACTTTACCGAGAAATCTAAAGTATGGAAAAGACGCCATGGGGGAGATCTTATCAGCCTTTATCCATATATCATCAGCTCTGATTTTTATTTTGATGAGCGCGTTCATAAAATGGATAGGTACTTTGAGGATGCCAAAGAATTAGCAAGTTTTTTTAATCAATGTCATACAATATCAACGCTACCTCTTGAACCGGTTTCAAATATGTTTCATGTTCATATTAATGTTGCAAAAGAGCAACTTGAGCCGCTCCTAATAGCTATCTATCAAGAAACAGGTATCGGTATAACGAGCTACTTAACAGAAATCAATAAGGATTCTTGCTATTTTGAGGTAAGTATTGGTGACCAATATGCGAAAATACCGAAGGAAGATTTGAAAAAGGTATTTAAAAGCTTGAATGAATTATTGGGGGTCAGACCCCCACTGCTTTAA
- a CDS encoding glycosyl hydrolase family 8 translates to MRAWLIRGLLSLLVLGVIIVVVCVFSEKSQSTPVKASLATETFIQNYLLNKEGFIQTNITDQNNVYLSESVGLWLEYLIEKNDSIQFKQQVAILEKNFLTKDHLVPWKIEGTKKYLVNASIDDLRIVNSLYIAGEKWKTPFYTNLAKKMSKSLVRNQSVDQLMVDYIDLTNMDDKGEVITLSYIMPESYKRMSKVGILSDEMYEETKDVLLKAPHSKIGFYPKEYNIKTGKYSYDQKVNLIDQFYVGLHEAQWGGDVSPLLQFAKKAFKEGNGKIYGQYDSETAQPIVQYEAPAVYALAILMCIEIDEREFAQQLYSQMLTLRQNQKKSPYYGGYIDVDSKDTHSFDNLLAIIAERRGMNEKVF, encoded by the coding sequence ATGAGAGCTTGGTTGATTAGGGGATTGTTATCACTGTTGGTGTTAGGGGTGATTATCGTTGTCGTGTGTGTTTTTTCGGAAAAGAGTCAGTCAACTCCTGTAAAAGCCTCCCTTGCTACGGAAACATTTATTCAAAACTATCTACTTAATAAAGAAGGATTCATTCAAACGAATATAACAGATCAAAATAATGTTTATTTATCTGAATCTGTTGGACTTTGGCTTGAGTATTTAATCGAAAAAAATGATTCTATACAATTTAAGCAACAAGTTGCCATACTGGAAAAGAATTTTTTAACGAAGGATCATCTAGTCCCATGGAAAATAGAAGGGACAAAAAAATACCTTGTTAATGCTTCAATCGATGATTTAAGAATAGTCAACAGCTTGTACATAGCGGGGGAAAAATGGAAGACCCCTTTCTATACAAACCTAGCAAAAAAAATGAGTAAAAGTCTTGTTCGCAATCAATCAGTTGATCAATTGATGGTAGATTACATAGATTTAACTAATATGGACGATAAAGGGGAAGTTATTACCCTAAGTTATATCATGCCTGAAAGCTATAAGAGAATGAGTAAAGTTGGAATCCTATCAGATGAAATGTACGAAGAGACAAAAGATGTATTACTTAAAGCACCACACTCAAAGATAGGGTTTTATCCGAAGGAATACAATATAAAAACAGGGAAATATTCATATGATCAAAAAGTGAATTTAATTGATCAATTTTATGTTGGTCTTCATGAAGCGCAATGGGGGGGAGATGTTAGCCCTTTACTTCAATTTGCAAAGAAGGCTTTTAAAGAAGGAAATGGAAAAATATATGGACAATATGATAGTGAAACAGCTCAGCCGATCGTACAGTATGAGGCGCCAGCAGTTTATGCGCTGGCTATTTTAATGTGTATTGAAATAGATGAAAGAGAGTTTGCGCAACAGCTTTATTCTCAAATGCTTACATTACGTCAAAATCAAAAGAAATCACCGTACTATGGTGGCTATATTGATGTTGACTCGAAGGATACTCATTCATTTGATAATTTATTAGCAATTATTGCAGAAAGGAGAGGAATGAATGAAAAAGTATTTTGA
- a CDS encoding diguanylate cyclase domain-containing protein produces MKKYFEQEKIALLLMVILLIVVQIPSFLLLKQGTVGFLLLGFFVLLLCVTMMLGTVKGLYSSFLFIFIVGTTLFYLEMTNTPKVTFPLPLFLGYGVALIICILLTGRVHDIFINQGEKNRRLQEEIRQFVAVDVETGFDNKFRMEMEVQAEMKRTDRYGAAFTLILLQIDYFAKFKQLYGEKETSHLLSELAKTIEKTMRITDRKFRYDQDRFALLLTNTDDHSVEVIYKKLAETLKTHQLLNEKYVTLSFRSGHIVYDQEVAVADYRALLQQVESEMVYREL; encoded by the coding sequence ATGAAAAAGTATTTTGAACAGGAAAAAATTGCTCTCCTTCTAATGGTCATTCTGTTAATTGTCGTACAAATTCCATCCTTTTTATTACTGAAACAAGGAACCGTAGGCTTTCTATTATTAGGATTTTTTGTATTACTCCTATGTGTGACAATGATGTTAGGTACGGTGAAGGGGCTATATAGCAGCTTCCTATTTATATTTATAGTTGGAACTACTCTTTTTTATTTAGAAATGACTAATACACCAAAGGTTACTTTTCCTTTACCTCTCTTTTTAGGTTATGGGGTTGCATTAATTATTTGTATCCTGCTAACAGGACGTGTACATGATATATTTATCAATCAAGGTGAAAAAAATCGTCGATTACAGGAAGAGATAAGACAATTTGTAGCTGTGGATGTTGAGACTGGTTTTGATAATAAATTTAGGATGGAAATGGAAGTACAGGCGGAAATGAAACGAACGGATCGATATGGTGCAGCTTTTACCCTGATTCTATTGCAAATTGATTATTTTGCTAAGTTTAAACAATTATATGGAGAAAAGGAAACGAGTCACTTATTGTCTGAACTGGCAAAAACCATTGAGAAAACGATGAGGATAACAGATAGAAAATTTCGTTATGATCAGGATCGGTTCGCGTTACTTCTAACAAATACAGATGATCATTCTGTTGAGGTGATATATAAAAAACTAGCTGAAACACTTAAAACACATCAATTATTAAATGAAAAATATGTAACATTGTCGTTCCGTTCAGGTCATATCGTCTACGATCAAGAGGTCGCTGTTGCGGATTACCGTGCATTGCTTCAGCAAGTAGAAAGTGAGATGGTCTATCGTGAACTATAA